TCATAATTCCTGGAAATGATGATTCAATAAAATCTATAAAATTATATTTAAATATTATTAAAGAAGCGATATGTATAGAAGAAAAAGAAATTATAAAAAAAATATAAAATTTTTTTATTTAAATAAAAATGTATAATTTAATTTTATATGTTTTAGGAAATAAATTTATGAAAAATATTTCTTATAGTACAATTAAAAAATTAAGAAAAATAACTGGAATAGGAATTTTGGAATGCAAAAATGAAATAATAAATACTAAAGGTAATATAGAAGAAGCAATTTTTAATTTAAGAAAAAAAGGTGCTATAAAAGCAGAAGAAAAAAAAATAAATAAAACTTATAACGGAATTATACTTTCTCATTCAAAAAATAATTTTGGCGTAATTTTAGAAATAAAATGTCAAACAGATTTTGTTTCTAAAGGAAAATATTTTAAAAAATTTGGAAAAAAAATATTGAAATATTCTATACAAAATTGTTGTAAAGATATAAATGAAATAAAAAAAAAATTTGAAAAAGATAGAATTGAACTTTTAAATAAAGTTAATGAAAATATTTTAATTAATAAATTTTATTATATTTCAGGAGAAACTGTATATAGTTATGTTCATTCTGATAGAATAGGAGTTTTAATATCTACATATAACAAAAATAATTATAAAAGTTTAAATATAGATAAAAATGTTTTAAAAAAAATTTCTATGCATATAGTAGCAAAAAAACCTAAATATTTAAAATTTGAAGATATTCCAAAAGAAATTGTTAAAAAAGAAATTATAATTCATTCAGAACTAACTAAAAAGTTACAAAAACCTACAAAATATTTTAATAAAATAGTAAAAGGAAAAGTTAGAAAATTTTTTTCAAAAATAATTTTAATGGAACAAGATTTTGCTATAGATGAAAAAAAAAATGTAGAACAGTTTACAAAAGAAAATAATATTATATTAAAAAATTTTGTAAGATTAGAGATTTAAAAAATATTAATTTTTTTTAATTTTTTTTTAGAAGCTGTTTAATACAGCTTCTATATTACTTTTTATAACAAATTAATATTTTATATATTTAATTTAAAAAAAAGTATATAATATTAATATTTATAATATATTTAAATATTTTTTTAAAAAATATTTTGTTGAGGTATATTTTGATTAATTATGCTAAAAATTATACTGAAAAAAAAATGATTATTTGTATTAATTCTTTTAAAAAAAAAATAGATTCTATAAGAGCTGGTTTAGCTAGTGCTTCTCTTGTAGAAAATATTTTAATAGAATATTATGGTAAAAAAATTTTTTTAAACAAAATTTCTAGAATTATTGTTCATAATAATAGAACTTTAAAAATAAGTTTATTTGATAAATTTTTAAATAATAATGTAGTAAAATCAATTTTAAAATCTAATATTGGTTTAAGTACTTATATAAAAAATGATAATATATTTGTTTCTGTCCCTTTTTTAACAAAAGAAAAAAGAATAAAATTAATAAAATTTGTGTATAAAGAAGGAGAAAATGCAAAAATTAATATTAGAATTGTTAGAAGAGATATTAATACAAAATTCAATAATATGTATTTAGATAAACAAATTGATAAAGATAGTAAATATAGAATAGAAAAAATTATACAAAATTTAACAAATGATTTTGTAAAAAAAATTGATAATATATTAACCTATAAAAAAATTGATTTAGAGAACACTTAAGAACTTTTCATTAAATAATGTATTTAAAAATATATTAATATTTTTTTTTGTAAAAATTTTGTTTTATTAAAATGTTAAATAATATATTATTTATATATTTTATATATTTTTTTTTATATATTTTAGATTATAAAAATGACAAATTATAATAATTTTTTAAGTTTTTCTCCATATAAAAATCCAATGCTATTGATAGATAAAATAATATATATTAAAAAAAATGTTTTTATAAAATCTTTTAAAACTATTAAAAAAAATGATTTTTTTTTAAAAAGACATTTTTTTAGAAATATAAATTTAGTTTATCCTGGTGTTTTAATTTTAGAATTTTTGCATCAATCTTCTTTAATGTTAATTTATAAAAGTGAAAAATTTAATAGTTGTAAAATGTTCTACTTAGCTAAAATAAAATATGCAAAATTTTTTTTTCCTATTGTTTATAAAGATAATTTATTTGGAAAAGTAAATATTATAAAAAAAATTTTAAATATGTATATATTTGATGGTAAAATAATTGTTAGAAATAAAATTGCTTGTCATTCAATATTTTCATGTATTATAAAATAATTTTTTAAAATATTTTTATTAGAGATTTTATGAAAAATTTTAAATTTGTTCATTTAAATTTAAGATCATATTATTCTATTATAGATGGATTTAATAAACCAAAAAGTTTATTAAAAAAAGCTTTTGATAATAATATGACTTGTTTAGGAATAAATGATTTCGGAAATATGTTTGGAATATTAAAATTTTATAATATTGCTCATTATTATGGAATAAAACCAATATTAGGTATTAGTTTAAAAGTAAAATTTTTAAAAAAATATATAAAAATAATTTTATTAGCTAAAAATTACTTTGGATATAATAATTTAATTATAATATCTTCAAAATTGCAAAATAATAATTTATATAAAAAAAAGAATTTAAATTATGTTGATTCAAATTTTTTAAAAAATAATGCAGAAGGTTTATTATTAATAATAAATTTTGATTTTTTTTATAATTTTAATAATTTTTCAGAAGAAAAAAACATTTATATTTTAAGAAAATATTTAAATTTTTGTAAAAAATATTTTTATGACTCTTTTTATTTAGAAATAATTAGAATAAATATGTTTAATGAAGAATTTTTAATACAAAAAATATTAGAAACTTCTTATATATATAATGTTCCAGTTTTAGCAACTAATAAAGTTCTTTTTATTAATAAAAATGATTTTTATATTCATAAAATAAGAGTATGTATAAGTAAAGGTATATCTATATCTAGTATAGATAAAAATTATATTTATACTAAAAATCAATATTTAAAATCTGAAAATGATATGTTAAATTTATTTTCAGATATACCTGATTCTATTAAAAATAGTGTTGAAATATCAAAACGTTGTAATGTAATTTTATCTTATAAAAAATATTTTTTACCAAAATTTTTAAAAAATGATATATCTTCTGAAAAATTTTTAATAAAAAAAGCATATTCTGGAATTAAAAAAAGATTAAAAACTATTTATTTTAAAAAGAAAATAAAAAAAAATATTTTAAAAAAATATTATGAAAGATTATCTTATGAGTTAAAAATAATAAATAAAATGGGGTTTCCTGGTTATTTTTTAATAGTAATGGAATTTGTATTATGGGCTAAAAAAAAAAATATTCCTGTTGGTCCAGGAAGAGGATCAGGAGCTGGATCTTTAGTAGCTTATGCATTATTTATAACAGAAATAAATCCTATAGATTTTAATTTATTATTTGAAAGATTTTTAAATCCAGAAAGATTATCTATGCCTGATTTTGACATAGATTTTTGTATGGATAGAAGAGATGAAGTAATTTTTCATATTTCTAAAATATATGGAAAAGATTATATTTCTCAAATAATCACTTTTGGAACTATGTCAGCTAAATCTGTAATAAGAGATGTTGGAAGAGTGTTAGGTTATCCTTATGGATTTATAAATTATATTTCAAAGTTAGTTCCAACTAATTTTAGAATTACTATTGATAAAGCATTTAAAAATCAAAAAGATTTAAAAAAATTATATGAAAAAGATGTAGACATAAAAAATATAGTTAATATATCTAGAAAATTAGAAGGAGTTGTAAAAAATGTAGGAAAACATTCAGGAGGAATAATAATATCTCCTAATAAAATTATAAATTGCGTTCCTTTATATTTTGATAAAGATTGTAAAAATTCTATAACTCAATTTGATAAAAACGATTTAGAAAAAATTGGATTGATAAAGTTTGATTTATTAGGATTAAGAACTTTAACATTAATACAAAATGCTTTATTAATGATAAAAAAATATAATTTTAATAAATTTATAAAAATAGATATGAATAGAATAGATTTAAACGATAAAAAAGTTTTTAAATTATTTAAAAATGCTAATACAATAGCTATATTTCAGTTAGAATCTAAAGGAATGCAAAGTTTAATAAGAAAAATGAATCCTAATTCTTTTGAAGATATAATTGCTTTAGTTGCATTGTTTAGACCAGGTCCATTACAGTCTGGAATGGTTAAAAATTTTATTGATAGAAAAAATGGAATAGAAAAAATATATTATCCTGACAAAAATTGGCAAGACATTTCATTAAAACCTATTTTAAAATCAACTTATGGGATAATTTTATATCAAGAACAAGTTATGCAAATAGCTCAACTTTTGTCTGGATATAGTTTAGGTAATGCAGATATTTTTAGAAGATCTATTTCTAAAAAAGATCCAAAAGAAATGAAAAAACAAAGAATTTTTTTTAATAATGGAGCTATTAAAAAAGGAATAGATAAAAATTTTTCTTCAAAAATTTTTGATTTATTAGAAAAATTTGCTGGATATGGATTTAATAA
The genomic region above belongs to Buchnera aphidicola (Ceratovacuna keduensis) and contains:
- the tsf gene encoding translation elongation factor Ts; this translates as MKNISYSTIKKLRKITGIGILECKNEIINTKGNIEEAIFNLRKKGAIKAEEKKINKTYNGIILSHSKNNFGVILEIKCQTDFVSKGKYFKKFGKKILKYSIQNCCKDINEIKKKFEKDRIELLNKVNENILINKFYYISGETVYSYVHSDRIGVLISTYNKNNYKSLNIDKNVLKKISMHIVAKKPKYLKFEDIPKEIVKKEIIIHSELTKKLQKPTKYFNKIVKGKVRKFFSKIILMEQDFAIDEKKNVEQFTKENNIILKNFVRLEI
- a CDS encoding ribosome-recycling factor encodes the protein MIICINSFKKKIDSIRAGLASASLVENILIEYYGKKIFLNKISRIIVHNNRTLKISLFDKFLNNNVVKSILKSNIGLSTYIKNDNIFVSVPFLTKEKRIKLIKFVYKEGENAKINIRIVRRDINTKFNNMYLDKQIDKDSKYRIEKIIQNLTNDFVKKIDNILTYKKIDLENT
- a CDS encoding 3-hydroxyacyl-ACP dehydratase FabZ family protein, encoding MTNYNNFLSFSPYKNPMLLIDKIIYIKKNVFIKSFKTIKKNDFFLKRHFFRNINLVYPGVLILEFLHQSSLMLIYKSEKFNSCKMFYLAKIKYAKFFFPIVYKDNLFGKVNIIKKILNMYIFDGKIIVRNKIACHSIFSCIIK
- the dnaE gene encoding DNA polymerase III subunit alpha; this translates as MKNFKFVHLNLRSYYSIIDGFNKPKSLLKKAFDNNMTCLGINDFGNMFGILKFYNIAHYYGIKPILGISLKVKFLKKYIKIILLAKNYFGYNNLIIISSKLQNNNLYKKKNLNYVDSNFLKNNAEGLLLIINFDFFYNFNNFSEEKNIYILRKYLNFCKKYFYDSFYLEIIRINMFNEEFLIQKILETSYIYNVPVLATNKVLFINKNDFYIHKIRVCISKGISISSIDKNYIYTKNQYLKSENDMLNLFSDIPDSIKNSVEISKRCNVILSYKKYFLPKFLKNDISSEKFLIKKAYSGIKKRLKTIYFKKKIKKNILKKYYERLSYELKIINKMGFPGYFLIVMEFVLWAKKKNIPVGPGRGSGAGSLVAYALFITEINPIDFNLLFERFLNPERLSMPDFDIDFCMDRRDEVIFHISKIYGKDYISQIITFGTMSAKSVIRDVGRVLGYPYGFINYISKLVPTNFRITIDKAFKNQKDLKKLYEKDVDIKNIVNISRKLEGVVKNVGKHSGGIIISPNKIINCVPLYFDKDCKNSITQFDKNDLEKIGLIKFDLLGLRTLTLIQNALLMIKKYNFNKFIKIDMNRIDLNDKKVFKLFKNANTIAIFQLESKGMQSLIRKMNPNSFEDIIALVALFRPGPLQSGMVKNFIDRKNGIEKIYYPDKNWQDISLKPILKSTYGIILYQEQVMQIAQLLSGYSLGNADIFRRSISKKDPKEMKKQRIFFNNGAIKKGIDKNFSSKIFDLLEKFAGYGFNKSHSTAYAMITYQTMWLKTYYPSEFMASVMNVEIDKINRLVILIDECRRIKINIIPPNINFSSYNFDVYKNDIIYALGAIKGIGISSIKVILKERKKNGVFSNILDLCIRTSCKKITFSVLKKLVFSGAFDCFNLDRYVLKESLKDIMKLSIQYLKNKDFVNNNLFGNVYEDYNNIIKFKKKNCLNFTLEEKIKKEYSSIGLYLNFHPVTKYLKEIKKYKKIIRIKKLYKKYFLNKVVLIFGIISSIRKIISKNNNKIISIILDDCFYKIEVIFFDSFKKKVSSFIKKQKFIFIKGKVVFDKFLNKIRIIAIKYNNLEELRNKYLEKIIIFIDVNVIKKKIKKNIFSIIKKYNYGNLCIKIYENNLNNIKKYFLVKKYFVFPKNELFNKLELFLGKNLFKILKK